GCCGCTTCCAGCAGGGTCATTGCGCTGGCAACGAGCGACAAGATGGGTACTGCGGAACATTTCAAGATTTGCGAGATCACGGATATCGATACCATTGTAACCGACCAACCGGAGGATGACATTTTTATCCCCTACCGGCAAATGGGCCTGCAGGTATTATGAGGGCAACGTTTTTTTCTCCGGCAGATTACCTTCGGATTCCATTTCTACCTGTTCTACCCATACCGCATAGTCATTCGGGTAGATACGCTCCCCTTTCTGCTGCACGTACTGCCTCGTGAACTCCGCCCCGAAATACAGGATAGCCGCAGAATAATATACCCACAACAAGAGGATCACAATAGACCCGGCCGCGCCATAAGTGCTGCCGATGGAGCTGTTGCCAAGATACAGGCCGATGCCGAATTTGCCGATCATGAACAGCACAGCCGTTGTCATCGCCCCTACCCAAACATGCCGCCACTGGATGCGCGCATCAGGCAATACCTTAAATATGACGGCGAACAGCACGGCAATGGTCGCGAAAGTAACGACCAGGTTGATGATATATACCGCTACCACCGTGATCTCGGGGAAAATAGCCGTCAGCCTGGCCAGCAATAACTCTATCAGCCCGTGTAATACTAACGATACCACCAGCACAAAACCAAGGCTGATCACCATGGAAAAGGACAGCAAGCGGGTCAGCAATATCTTGATCAGTCCTTTGCCTTTGTTGGGTTTTATTTTGAGGCGCCAGATAAAATTGATGGAGCTTTGTATCTCGGTGAATACCCCGGTTGCGCCGATCACTAGTGTAATCACGCCGATAATGGTTGACCATCCGAAATCGGATGAAAGGGTGGTATTCCTCACGATCTCCTGTACCTGCGCGGCGGCGGAGCTGCCTATCATTCCTTCCAGCTGCTCGTACAATTTACCTTCCAATGCATCCGGTCCAAGGAGGATATCACTGGTATAAAGCGCAATGATGAGCATCGGCGCAATGGAAAAAATAGTGGAATACGCCAGGGAGGCGCTCAGCTTCAACACCCTGTCATCCATAAAATCGAGCGCAGCACATTTGAACAGGCTCCACCAACGTTTGATACGTAATGGTCTCATACCGGGAAGAACACAAAAACCCGGCCGGAACGATCTGCTTCCGGTCCCCCTACTTCACGGTCCATTCATGCAGACCCGCAGCATGATCGACAGACTGCTGTATCTCCATTTTCAGGGCAGTTGTTTCCACCGGTTCAAAACGAACGGTGTTGTAGCGGTCTTTGGCAATGGTATAATCCCCGATCGTTTTCACCGGCAGCCAGGCACCGTCCTTTTTGTAGAACAGCTTCCAGCCGGCGGGAATGCGGCAGCCACCCCAGGGGCCATCGTCATACCAGTAAACGCTGGATTCGGAGACGGTATAAGGCTGGTCGAAATCATATTGCACCCATTCCAGGGAATTTTTCTTTGGCCACCAGTGCAGGTACGGCGCATTATTGTCCTTTGCGTCCTTTGGCTCGTACTGGTCATTCAGGGCTTTGAGGGTGCGGGCATTGCGGAGTGATGCGCTTACCCTGCTTTTGGAAGCGATGGTAGGTGCGGGTTGCGGCTTTGCGGCCGAGGCTTCATAGGGTATCCAGACGGTCATATCACCGGGGCCGCGGTTGGCCCAGGCGTAATACGGGATCGCGGTCACCTGCTGGCGGGAATAGATCAGCTCATCGCTATTCAGCTGCCGTTTCGTGGATGTTCCGTCCATCTGCAGCACGGTTATACCATTGAGCATATCCGGGCGCTGCACAACGTTTACGGCAGCCTGCTGGTCCACCACAATATTATGCACCGCACTGTCCAGATTATCCGCACCTTCCAGGCAGTACATCAGCGGGCCGCGCTGCAAGGCAAAACGGAAGCGGTCATCTTCCACTTTTTCGTCCGCCAGTATTTTGCGGGGGGCCATCGGCAGGGTCAGCACGATCCTGTCCCCTTTCTTCCAGGTACGCTTCAGCACAGCGTATCCTTTTTCCGTGCTGAAAGTATAGGGCTTGCCATTCAGCTGGATGGATACCGGCGCGGCTGTTGTTCCCTGCATATGATACAGACCGCCCGGCACGGGTTCCTGCTGCGCCCATCCGGGGATGCGGATGCGCAGGGTGAAGGCGGCCGTTTTTGCGGGATCGATGATGATCTCGTTCCGGCCATCCCAGGGGTAGTCCGTTTGCTGGGTAATACTGACCGCCGTTGCGGGCAACACGATCTTCGCTGTGTTACCGGCAAACAGATTGATGTAGAGATCATTTTTGTCCTGCGCATAGATGTATCCCGGCATGGATGGGAGAAAGCGCGTCATGTTGGAAATGCAGCAGGCGCATCCGAACCAGGCGCTGCGCTGATGCTGCCCCATGGATGCAAGCGGATTAGGATAAAAGAAACGATCGCCGCTCAGGGACACACCGGAGAGCAGACCATTATACAGCGTACGTTCCAGCACATCGATATATTTTGCGTCCCCGTGCAGCAGGAACATGCGGCTGTTCCAGTACACATTGGCAATGGATGCGCAGGTTTCCGCATAGGCGCTCATATTCGGCAGCTGGTAGGGTTTCCCGAAGGCTTCGCCTGCCCCGGTGGCGCCGATGCCGCCGGTGATGTACAGCTTTTTCTCCACCACATCATGCCAGATATCGTCAATCGCTTTCAGGTAGTCGCTGTTGCCGGTCAGCGCCGCAACATCCGCCATGCCGGTGTACATGTACGTGGCGCGTACGGCATGGCCTACGGCCTCATGCTGCTCCGTTACCTTCTTGTGGGCCTGGTTGTATTCTTTGCTGTCCGGTTTACCCGGACCACGAACGTCCAGGAAGAACTGTGCCAGCTCAAGGTATTGCCGGTTGCCGGTAACACGGTATAAACGCGTGAGGCCCGTCTCGATGATCTGGTGGCCGGGGAAACGCTCTTCTTTCCCGAAACCGAAATCCCTCACCAGCAGGTCTGCATTCTTTATCGCAATATCCAGCAGATTCCTTTTCCCGGTTGCCTGATAGTGCGCTACCGCAGCTTCGAAGAGGTGGCCGGAATTATAGAGTTCGTGGCTGAGGTCTTCTTCCTTCTCCCAGCGTTTCGCGCCTACCCAGGGATGCGGCTTCGGAGCGTTCATGGTGCGGAAGGTATACAGGTAGCCGTCCGGCTCCTGGGCTGCGCCGATATAGGCGATCAGCGTATCCAGGTAACTTTCCAGTTCCGGGTTTTTCTGCACCTGCAGACCATAGGATGCACCTTCGATGATCTTGTAGATATCCGTATCATCAAAAGTGAATTCGGTGAACTTGTCCCCGGGCATCTTCCCCGCCGCGCGCAGGAAATTATCGATCCTGCCGGTATTGCGGCATTGCTCCAGGGTGTAGGGAATGGTCACTTCTGCATTCACTTTTATTTTCGGCGCCCAGAACCCGTCATTCACCTGCACCTGCGTGAAGGCAACAGGCTGTATGGGATAATCCGGCCGAAGCGGTATGTCCTGCGCATATACAGCGATGCAGCAGCAGGAAAACAAGGTTGATAATATCTTTTTCATCTGTTCATATTTTTACGGGTCAGATGGGGCCTTTGATGATTAAAATGATCATTCCCCTGTCTATTTAATGATAATTTTAATCATGCCGGTTTCATAACGAATAAATGTCAATACTACAATTTATTTTCCGCATTATTCCTGTCCGGCGGGTCCACCCCCAGCAGGTGCTTCACGAAGAAATCCCGTTTTTTCAGCCGGCCGTAGGGCCCGCCATCGCTATGCCCCAAACCGGGAACAGGCAAAAAGTCGAACGATTTCCCCGCCCTGATCAGTGCGTTGATCACGCGGTAAGTAGATTCGGGCGGAACATTGGTATCGGCCTCGCCCACAATGAGCAGGAGGTCCCCGCGCAGTTTGTCCGCATTAGTGACGTTGGACTGCTCCTCATAGTGTTTGCCAAGGGGGTAGCCCATCCACTGCTCGTTCCACCACTGCTTGTCCACCCGGTTATCGTGGCAGCCGCAGGAGGAAACGGCGGCTTTATAAAAATCAGGATGAAAGAGCAGTCCCCCCAGCGCGTTCTGTCCACCTGCGGAGGTGCCGTAGAGCCCCACGCGGGTAGTATCCACATAAGGATATTTTTCCGCCAGCGCCCTGATCCACAATATCCTGTCCGGGAACCCGGCATCCGCCAGGTTCTTCCAGCAAACATCATGAAAAGCCTTGGAGCGGTTGGCCGTGCCCATGCCATCTATCTGCACCACGATGAAGCCCAGCTCGGCCATGCTCTGCATTTCGCTGAAACTGCCCATGAAGCTCTTGGGCACAAATGCATCCTGCGGCCCCGCATAAATATTTTCGATCACGGGGTAACGTTTGGCGGGATCAAAATCCGAGGGCCTGCAAACGATGCCCCATATATCCGTTTTCCCATCGCGCCCCTTGGCGGTAAAGCTCTCCACAGGCCGCATGCCGGTGGCAAAAAACGCCGTGGCGTCCGCTTTTTCCAGCTCCATGATCTTTTTGCCGCTGCGGGTGCTGCGCAGCGTGGTCACAGGAGGTACATCCACTTGTGAATAGGTATCGATATAATACTTTTTATCCGGTGAAAAAACAGCGGTATGATGCCCCTTTTCGGGAGTCAGTTCCACCAGGTCCTTCCCGTCAAAGCCAATGCGGTAGTAATGCAGGAAATAAGGGTCTTCCCCTGCATGCATGCCGCTGGCCCTGAACCATATTTCCCGTTTTTTTGCATCCACGCTGTCGATCTGCCGCACTACCCAGGGACCTTTGGTGATGGGGTGCTTTATGGCTCCGGTGATGCCGTCCACCAGGTAGAGGTGCCGCCAGCCGTCCTTCTCGGAGGTCCAGATGATCTCATTGGTGGCGGGCAGGTATTCCGTAAAGATGCGGGATTCATAAATGAATGTATTCGTCTGCTCGTCCAGCAAAGTTTTGGCGGTGGCGGTCTCCGTATCCACTTCAATGATCCGGAAACGCTGATGGCCCCGGTCCACTTTCTCATAAGTGAAATAGCGGGCGTCTTTTTCCCGCCAGTGCAGGTAAGGCGCGTCAAAGAAATCGATGACATCCGTATCTACTTTCAGGGCATCCTGCCGGTCAACGGGAAAAATATACATTTCGTAGGTGGAGAACGGGTCTCCGGGCTGTTTGTAAGGATGGGAGCGCAATTGCCCGCGGGTGCCGTCCTGACTTGTGAGAATGTAATACACGGCGGAATCCTCCACCGGGTTGATATGATACCCCACCACATACCGGCTGTCCGGCGACCAGGCCAGTGCGCCGTAAGGCTTTTCCGGCGTGCCGTTGCTGGTGTATTGCACGGCCGCCGTTCCTTTATCTGCCGGCCCTCCGGCGGAAGGCGCCGCATTATTGATCGAAACATTCCCTCCGGCGGACGATGCTGCACTATTGATCGAAACATCTTCTCCGGCCGGCCGGATGAACACATTGCCGTCCTTTATAAAAGCCATCCATTTTTTATCCGGGGAAGTACGGTCGGTGGAAAATCCCCGCCAGCGGCTCCTGCCATAGCGGCCACGGAAGTTCCCCGCAGCCGGGAAAGAATCGGCCGGCGCACAGGTATAATTTGCCAGATCGCAACGATAACATTTACCGTCCGTCTGCAGCTTTACGCTGTTCTTCGCAAACTCCATGCGTTGTATGGAAAGCCGCCTGCTGTCCATTTCCCTGCCGCTTGCCCTGCCCAGCGCTTCCGCCATCCTTGCGTGATCAAATGCCGGGCCTCTGCGGCCGGCTGAAGGTTGTACATAGATGTATTCCATGACTGAATCTTTCAGCACATTGCGATACCAGAAACTGCTGCCATCCGCCTGCCAATGCGGTTGCACAGCGGCGCTGAACACCGTGTTCCTGACAGCTTCCTCCATCACGGCGGCGCGGCGGTAACGCTCCAGCACCTCTTCCCGCGAGGGATTCCATGGCTCCTGCGCCAAAGCGGAAAATCCCGCCGTCAGCAGCAAAAAAAGGATGATTATCCGTCTGTAGATCATACCATACAGTTTATATGCTGCAAAGTCATTTTTTTTCATTTGATTTGCTTTACACATTTTAACTTTCTATCTGCTGATTTTATCGGTACGGAAAATTAAAGTGTCAAT
This genomic stretch from Chitinophaga sp. XS-30 harbors:
- a CDS encoding YihY/virulence factor BrkB family protein, which translates into the protein MRPLRIKRWWSLFKCAALDFMDDRVLKLSASLAYSTIFSIAPMLIIALYTSDILLGPDALEGKLYEQLEGMIGSSAAAQVQEIVRNTTLSSDFGWSTIIGVITLVIGATGVFTEIQSSINFIWRLKIKPNKGKGLIKILLTRLLSFSMVISLGFVLVVSLVLHGLIELLLARLTAIFPEITVVAVYIINLVVTFATIAVLFAVIFKVLPDARIQWRHVWVGAMTTAVLFMIGKFGIGLYLGNSSIGSTYGAAGSIVILLLWVYYSAAILYFGAEFTRQYVQQKGERIYPNDYAVWVEQVEMESEGNLPEKKTLPS
- a CDS encoding glycoside hydrolase family 127 protein gives rise to the protein MKKILSTLFSCCCIAVYAQDIPLRPDYPIQPVAFTQVQVNDGFWAPKIKVNAEVTIPYTLEQCRNTGRIDNFLRAAGKMPGDKFTEFTFDDTDIYKIIEGASYGLQVQKNPELESYLDTLIAYIGAAQEPDGYLYTFRTMNAPKPHPWVGAKRWEKEEDLSHELYNSGHLFEAAVAHYQATGKRNLLDIAIKNADLLVRDFGFGKEERFPGHQIIETGLTRLYRVTGNRQYLELAQFFLDVRGPGKPDSKEYNQAHKKVTEQHEAVGHAVRATYMYTGMADVAALTGNSDYLKAIDDIWHDVVEKKLYITGGIGATGAGEAFGKPYQLPNMSAYAETCASIANVYWNSRMFLLHGDAKYIDVLERTLYNGLLSGVSLSGDRFFYPNPLASMGQHQRSAWFGCACCISNMTRFLPSMPGYIYAQDKNDLYINLFAGNTAKIVLPATAVSITQQTDYPWDGRNEIIIDPAKTAAFTLRIRIPGWAQQEPVPGGLYHMQGTTAAPVSIQLNGKPYTFSTEKGYAVLKRTWKKGDRIVLTLPMAPRKILADEKVEDDRFRFALQRGPLMYCLEGADNLDSAVHNIVVDQQAAVNVVQRPDMLNGITVLQMDGTSTKRQLNSDELIYSRQQVTAIPYYAWANRGPGDMTVWIPYEASAAKPQPAPTIASKSRVSASLRNARTLKALNDQYEPKDAKDNNAPYLHWWPKKNSLEWVQYDFDQPYTVSESSVYWYDDGPWGGCRIPAGWKLFYKKDGAWLPVKTIGDYTIAKDRYNTVRFEPVETTALKMEIQQSVDHAAGLHEWTVK
- a CDS encoding S9 family peptidase encodes the protein MIYRRIIILFLLLTAGFSALAQEPWNPSREEVLERYRRAAVMEEAVRNTVFSAAVQPHWQADGSSFWYRNVLKDSVMEYIYVQPSAGRRGPAFDHARMAEALGRASGREMDSRRLSIQRMEFAKNSVKLQTDGKCYRCDLANYTCAPADSFPAAGNFRGRYGRSRWRGFSTDRTSPDKKWMAFIKDGNVFIRPAGEDVSINSAASSAGGNVSINNAAPSAGGPADKGTAAVQYTSNGTPEKPYGALAWSPDSRYVVGYHINPVEDSAVYYILTSQDGTRGQLRSHPYKQPGDPFSTYEMYIFPVDRQDALKVDTDVIDFFDAPYLHWREKDARYFTYEKVDRGHQRFRIIEVDTETATAKTLLDEQTNTFIYESRIFTEYLPATNEIIWTSEKDGWRHLYLVDGITGAIKHPITKGPWVVRQIDSVDAKKREIWFRASGMHAGEDPYFLHYYRIGFDGKDLVELTPEKGHHTAVFSPDKKYYIDTYSQVDVPPVTTLRSTRSGKKIMELEKADATAFFATGMRPVESFTAKGRDGKTDIWGIVCRPSDFDPAKRYPVIENIYAGPQDAFVPKSFMGSFSEMQSMAELGFIVVQIDGMGTANRSKAFHDVCWKNLADAGFPDRILWIRALAEKYPYVDTTRVGLYGTSAGGQNALGGLLFHPDFYKAAVSSCGCHDNRVDKQWWNEQWMGYPLGKHYEEQSNVTNADKLRGDLLLIVGEADTNVPPESTYRVINALIRAGKSFDFLPVPGLGHSDGGPYGRLKKRDFFVKHLLGVDPPDRNNAENKL